The DNA sequence AACTTTCATGACTCAGGTATTTTTAATCGCTAATCATAAATTGCTAATTGCCCCTTATATCTTTCCAAATCTACTGATTTATACAAGAAGTTTAATAAAATAACCGAGTTTGAGAATGGATGTTAGTTATCAAGGGTGAGGAAGTTTTCCAAGGCAATTACCATTTTAGGAGGCCAACGTCTAACTTCTTTAAGCCACTCTACATTTTTATAACGGCTATCCATACCTACTGTTGCCACCCAATTACTTTCGGCTTCTCCTTGTTTACCTTCTTCCCATAAAACAGCAGTTAAAGCGGCTCTCATGTCGGGAAACATTGGATATTTACGTACTATATTTCGCATTTTGGTTAAGGCTTCCTGTTTTCTGCCTAGCTGATATAGGGCAAGGGATTCATTGGCACTGGCAAAGGCAAAATTAGGGGCTAATTCGGTGGCTTTATGATAGTATTTTACAGCTTCATCCCAGTTTTCTAGTCCTGCATTGGCATTACCGAGGTTATTATATGCCATTGCATCCTCTGGATCTAATTCTAATACTTTTTGATAATCTGCGATCGCATCTTGATATTTTCCTAAACCTTCATAAGCAACTCCTCTATTTAAGTAGGGGTCTGGTGCATCGGGAGCTAATTTGATAGACTCGTTATAATCATCAATAGCTTCGGCAATTTTATTTTGACTAACTCTAGCATTGCCTCTATTACTCCAAACAGCAGGGTTAGAAGGGAATTGATTAATTAATTCAGTCCAAAATTTTTCTGCTTGAATAAAATCTCCTTTTTCTGTTGCCTCAATGGCTTGACGGGCGATTTCTTCTCCTGCTTGTAATTGTGCTTCTGTGGGCAGATTAATATTTTCTTCAGCAATTACAGGGGAAATAAATAGAGATAAGCAAATTAGTAAAGTAATAAAAAATCTGATCATAATTTCTATTGGTAATTTGATATTGATTGCAATTCTAAATCATTTGTAAGATCATTGGTTAATAATGCCTAATATTTGTTGATGAATTTCTTGATTAAAAGCTATTACTAAACCATCTATTTTCATATCATTAATATTTCTAAAAGGTTGAAAATCACTACCATCAAAATGAGATGCGATTGCACCTGCTTCCTTTGCCACAAAAGCTAAACTAGCACTATCAATTAAATTACCCTTATCAAGGACAAAACCAGCTAAATCTCCATTAATTAAGTCTAAATAATCAGGAATATTTTCAGGGGGATTATAGTTAGTGGCACTGCACCAAGTATCAAATATAGGGTTTAATTTAGTCTTTAAAGAGGTTAAAGCAAAACTTAAATAGATTTTATGGGAATTTAAAGATGTTAATTTTAAAGGCTTTGCAAACTCTAGATTATTATCAATAGTTCCCATAAAAGCACCTTTTCCTTTTAGGGCATAAAAGTAGTGTTTTCTTTTGGGTTGTAAAACAAATACTGCCTCATATTGTTTATTTTTGATAATGTTTAAAATAATAGAAAAACAAGATAAATTATCTAAATAAGCCCTAGTGCCATCAATAGGATCTAAAGTAATTAATAATTCCTCATCATCCCCTAAATTTGTTCCTCGGAAATATTTAGTATTGTAGGATTTGGCATATTCTTCGCCAAAAAATTTTAACTCAGGAAATTTTGCTAATAAAGCTAATTCAATGGCAGTTTGAATCGTTAAATCAGCATCCGTTAAAGCAGTGGCATAAAAATTCTCACCATAGTCTTTATCCGGTTGAGTTTGTATTTTTGACTGAATATTACACGCATATTGCCCTGCTAGTTTCAGGATGGGAAGTAAAGTTTTTATGATTTCTAGGGGTTCGATAATCATGAACTCAGAGTTACAATGCAACAACTAAATATTAACCAATTCATAGCAATTCTTAAAATGCGATCGCACCTTTGTATTCAGTTTTTTGAGCGTTAGCAGACTCACCGCAAGTGCGAGGAGTAGGAAAAATTTTAGTAGGGTTAGCCAAACCTTTAGGATTAAAACTACTTCTAACATATTGCATCGTTTCCAAATCCGTTTCCGTAAACATATCACTCATATAACATTTCTTATCGCTACCAATGCCATGTTCACCAGAAATACTACCACCAACACGGACACATAATTTAAGGATTTCTCCCCCCAACTCCTCTACTGTTTCAAAAGCACCCTCAATCGCCCCATTGTAAAGGATTAAAGGATGCAAATTACCATCACCTGCATGGAAAACATTAGCGATACGATAACCATATTTTTCGCTTAATTGATTGATCTCGGCTAACACTTGAGGTAACTTAGAACGAGGTACAACCCCATCCTGTACAAAATAATTAGGGCTAATTTTACCCATAGCCGCAAAAGCGGCTTTTCTACCTTTCCATAACTTTAAGCGAGTTTCTTGATCATTAGCAGAGGTTATACTATCTGCACCACACTGACGGCAAATTTCCGCAACTTTCTCTTTATAGTTTTTCACCTCCACCTCTAAACCATCTAACTCCACTAATAAAATAGCTTCGGCATTGCGAGGATAGCAGTCAGTCGCCACGACATCTTCCACCGCATTGATACTAAAATTATCCATCATCTCCATACCTGCGGGAATGATACCAGCTTGAATAATATCAGCAACAGCTTTTCCTGCATCTTCCACACTTTGAAAATCTGCTAAGACAACACAAATAGACTCAGGAGTTTTGAGAATTTTCAAGGTAATTTCTGTGGCAATGCCTAAAGTACCCTCTGAACCCACAAATAAGCCTGTTAAGTCAAAACCCGGCATTTCTGGAACTTTACCGCCGATTTTGAGAATTTCTCCTTCTGCAGTGACGATGGTTAAACCTAAAACATGATTAGTCGTTGTACCATATTTGAGACAATGAACCCCCCCAGAATTTTCCGCCACATTACCACCAATAGAGCATATAATCTGACTAGAAGGATCAGGAGCATAATAAAAACCTGCACCACTAACCGCTTGTGTTACCCAATTGTTGATGATACCGGGTTGCACAATAATGCGTTGATTATCATAATCAATATCTAAAATTTGACGCATTCTTGCAGTAACGATTAAAACGCAATCTTCCACAGGTAATGCTCCTCCCGATAAGCCTGTACCTGCCCCTCTAGCTATCCAAGGAGTTTCGTATTGATTACAGATTTTGACAATCTCTGCTACTTCTTCTGTGGTTTTAGGTAAGGTGACTAAAGCAGGGCGTTGACGATATTGAGGTAAACCATCGCATTCATAGGTAAGAAGTTCATCTTTTCGTTTGACAACTCCATTTTTACCTAAGACAGATTCTAGTTTTTTAATAATGGGTTGCCACTTATTGTCAATGGAAGATAAAAACATAGCTTATTTATAAAGTTGGGTGAGAGGTAAAAAATTTGAATACTTTTTAAGTTTCTATAATAACCTCAGTTTGGTTTAAGAATATAGGATAAGAGCTAGTTTAATTCATTAAAGAATTTAGCGGTACTTAAACTAAAAATATCAAAATATGAGTCTCAAATCCTTATGAATCAAAGATTTTACATCAATTGATAACTTTTCCTTTGATAGTAGGAGTTTCAGCCATTTTTATCGTGTTTACCTAAATCCTTTACCCTGACTGTATTTTAGGCTATTTTTGTACAAAAATTTCTCAAAGTACCGCTATTTTTTCCTGCCAGTAGTTAACTTCTTCTTCTTGGGGTAAATCACATAAGCCATAAGCCACCAGTTGACGAGTTGCTTTTGTTATCCCCGTAATCGTCACCAAGTTGAGGATACCAATGACTTTTAATACCCTTAAACTATCCTCATCCAAACTTTTACTATCGGCGATTAAGTCGTGAATTTCTATCCATCTTTGCAAATTGGGGCGCGATGTTAACCCCATTCCTGCTGATTCGATAAAATAATCATAGACTCGATCGAGTTTTAATGTCGGTAGGTTATCTTTATCTATAATCGTTTCCGTGAGAAAATTTTTTAAGGAAAAAGGCTCATCAGATGTGATAAAAGTAAATAAGGTGCGATCGTTTTGAGCATAACGCATACACAGAGTTGGTAAAACCAAAGCTGTCAGAGGATGCAAAGGGTAAATGTTTTCTAAGATTGACTTATCAATTTTTTCTACGGATAAAGTCTGATAAAGACTATCAAACCATTGTTGACTATAATCTACAATCCTATCGTAATTAAAAAGATGATAACTTGAGTGTTGAAAAAATCCCTCTTGCCTTTTGCCTCTTGTCTATCTCCATAGGCATCTTTTATTTCCTTACCAACATTAATCGCTTCCCCCATTAACCGCATCATTTGCGCTATCGATTCAGTAAAGGGAATATCCTCAAATCTACCTTGAATTTTTTTTTGCCCATTCATTGCGTTGTATTTTACCTAATCTTTGCCCATATTCGGTAAAGGCTTGATGAAGAATCCCTAAAATATAGACTCGATTGCCGTTAATTGACTCTAATTCTGCTAATTGTTGTAATAAATATACATCTTCTGCTCCTTGATTGTAAACGGCGTATTCTAAATTTTTTCCTAACTCGTCAATAATAAAAATTAAGTCAGTTTTAGCTTGACTAATTATGTCTTTTATTAAGGCAATAATTGCACTATTATTAACAGTTTTTCCTTGCTTTATTAACTCATTAAAAGCCTCTAATTGTTCTTGAAAAAGAGCTTTATTTTTAAGTTTAAAGTTATCTAATCCTATGGATAAAGCCCGAATAATAGTATTGGTAATAGATTCTCTTTGACTAACTGCGATCGCCCTTATAAAACCTTGTTTTGGTAAATTATTTATTAACTGTTTATAGTCTTTAATTAACTCATTTTCTTCCTGTAAAATTGATTCAATAGGAGAAAAAGTTGATTGATAAATGTGACTATTATTAGGGGATAATAAACAACTTAAATAATGACAAAAAGCAGATTTACCAGTACTATAAACTCCTGTTAAAGTCCAACAATTACTATTATTTTCCCTAGTTAAACCTCGTAAAACTCGCCCTAAAACATCAATGGCTTTATCGGTTAAAATATAGCCTTTTAATACTTCTTCATCGTCAACATCTCTTTATAAGTTAATTGATCTAGTGTAACGTCTTTCTAGGGTAAAATAATTAGCTAGTGTAAGATTATTCATAAAAACTGTAAATTAAAAAAAAGTAGGTTAGGTTTCGTACCTCAACCTAACAAATAAACTAGGTGATGTTTTCAATTATAGTAAATTTTGGGTTGCACTTCCTTTAAGCTAACTTGCATTACATATAGTTAATTAATAATTTCTAATAATTTTTCATGAATTTTAACCATTGCTAATGTGTCTAATTGACAGTATTCCTTTAAGTTTTTTATCATTTCACTTTTTTTATTTTTATTAGAACAAATAATCATTGAATCCCAAATAGCTTGGGCAACATCACCTCTTTGAATTTCCAATTTATCATAGCTTAAATCTCGAACTAAAACAGGAAGAACTTTTTTGATTGAAGTTGAACCATAGAATTTTGGATGTTGATAGTATTGTTTAAATATTTCTTCTAAATCCCAAAGTCTTTCCACCATACATAATAATTCTTGCTTATATTGAGGAAAATCTTGTGCTAATTTTTTTAGAATATTACTTTCAAAAGATTGATGATAAACAATAATTGTACCAGTAGGTTCAATATGATTAATTAAAGATTCTATTACAGATGGTCGGGGATCTGAATTATCTGTGTGTAAATATTCATAATGTTCTAAACTTTTGTCCTTGTGTAAAATATGACAACTATATTGGAAGATAAATTGCTCATAAGGTTTTAATCCTTCAAATCTGGGGATAGCGGGATTCTGAGTTTCTATGTCAAAGAAATGTAAAGGATATTGTAAGGTAGAGATAATATTTTGAATTTCGTCAAAATCTATATTTGGTTGATTGTTGCTAATTAAATCAACATATTTTTTTTGGTTAGGAGTAAGTTTTATTTGATTATTAATATCTTTAATAGCAAATATTTCTCTTTCTACTAATTGATTTAATTTTTCTGTAGATAAACGTGGAATAGTAAAAATTGAGCCTTCGGGGATATTTTGCCAACAATTACTTTGAAAAGAACAAGGCTGAGGATTAATACAATGTTTTCCAATAGCAATTAAGGGGTTTTTAAAACTATTTAGTATTTCTTTAAATTGATTTATTTTAGATTCAATATTCAGTTCTGATAATCTTTGATCGACCTTATCTGATACATCTTCTATGACAAAAAGATTTTCTAAATTAGGGAAAAAACAAGTTTTTGTATTAATGTGCATTACTTTTACTTTATTAATAGGTAATGAGCAATTAATTAATACATATTTTTGAATAGCAATATCATCAATATATTCATCTTTAATAGAGCCTGAAGATTTTATTTCAATTAAATCCCATGAGGCATTTTTTGTTTTTTGCAAAATATCACAGCGAACCAAAATATCATTAAATAGAAACGCTGCTTCAAATAAACAATCAATATTTGAATGAAGAAATTTTTGGGTTTTTTCAAGGGCTTCCGATGATTTTCCTTCTATTAAATAACCACTAGAAAATCTTTTTCGAGCATATTCTTGAACTTCAATTCCTTGTTGTATAATTCTCTGTTGTGCCAGTGGTAAAGATTCTATCATAGATGAATCATTTATTTCTAACCACATTTTTTTAGGACATCTTAACCCAGACATAAATAATGATTTCGTTAACAGTTGAGTCTGGGTTTTTTCCTTGAGAATATTTTGACTCGTCAAGTCAAGTAATGCAAGGGCAGGAATCCAAACACCCATTTCATTTTCTTGTTTTTGAAAACATACTTCTTGATGAGTTGAATAATTTGCGATCGCAAGTATTTTCCCTTTTGTTGTTTGATTATTAATAAGTGCGGAAGTGATTTTTCCTAATATATCTCTACTTAATTGTTCCATAAATTTACGACTCTTTGGTTAACAAATAGTTTATAACATTTTCATTTTTACCTAATGGTTTGTTGTAAAATATAAACATGAGTCAATTATTATTTCAGTGGAATAAAGAGAAGGATTTAATCAATCAAAAAAAGCATGGTATTTCATTTGAAGAAGCAAAATCAGTATTTTATGATGATAATGCAATTCAATTTTGGGATGAGGCACATTCTGAATTAGAAGATAGATTTTTATTACTTGGTATGAGTTCAAAAATGTGATTATTATTAATAGTGCATTGTTACCGAGAGGAAGAATCCGAAATAAGGATAATTTCAGCGCGTAAAGCAACGAAAAAAGAAAGTCAACAGTATAGGGGATAAAAAACCATGAAACCAGAATATGATTTAACTAAAATGAAAAGTTGCCCGAATCCTTATGCAAAAAAACTAAAGCAACAAGTAAATTTACCTTTAGAAATTGAAGTGATAGAATATTTTGAAAAAAAGGCACAAGAAAAAGGTATTTCTTATCAACAACTAATTAATTTATATCTTCAAGATTGTGTCAAAAGCAAACGTGAAATATCTTTTTAAAGCAAAATGATTAAAATTAGGAGAGCTTCAACTAAGTAATGTTAATCTTTGATTTATTAACGAATCGATCGTTCCATTTACTCTAAATTTTGCAAATAGTCCCATTGTTAAATCCACCATTTCTTTTGATTTTGATACTACTTTTGTTTTTCTATGAAAGATTATCGGAATTATTTCTTTCTATGGCTAAAGTTTCCCTTTTTGTCATCACATGATCAGCATCTGGATGTTGAGATAATAACTCTTGGTACGGTTTCTAATTATCAGTACAGTAGACTGTTACATCCCATTTTCGTAATCTAATTAAAAGTTTTTTGAGGGTTTCACTATCACGGTTTCCCAATTCCCAGTCGATAAGTCTGTTAGTGTTACGGTCATAAGCTTTCCAGATCCATAACTTGTTTTTTTTGACTCTATAAAATGCCAAAGTTCATCTAGTTCCACAACGAACGCTTCGCAGGGTTCAGGCTTTTCATAATTTTCTAGTGCCAAAGCTCTAATCCAATTTAGAATAGTCTGAGCAGAAACATTGAGGAGCTTTGCCATCGAATTCATAGACATTCCACTGCAATACAGAATTACTGTTTCTAGTGTCATCCACATAGGTTTACCTCGCTCGATCTTATCAGTAGTGAAATGATAGTTACAGTGCTTACATTTAAACCTTTGTTGACCACGAGCAAAACCAAAACCGTTTTTGATGATTTTAGTATTATGACATCGAGGGCATTGATGAGACATGGTTAATTAATGATGATTAGGATCAGTCTATATCATAACATTACTTAATTGATACTCTTCTTAAAAGTATAACACCAATAACGGAGCGATCGCACCATATTTTTCCCCACTCCTAATTTAACAGGTGCATCTTCCTCATTAAAAATTTTACCTTCAATCGAAGCCATATCAAAACCCTTCTTTAACCAACCCCAACGGGGATGAAAAGTCTCATGACGGGCAAAAGTAGGAGTTACGGGATTGTCTAAGAGATTTAACTCCAAATTAGTCTGCATAATTAAATATTATTTTGGTATGTTTTTATATTTCTATTAAAATAATATTATGCCTTTTCCCTTCAAGATTCAATTATGCAACGCCAAAATCTCAATCACTACCCTCTTGAAAATCATCCCGTAGCACAAAACTAAACAGAGACAGTTCTTTAATTTGATTTATCAATCCCCTAATCCTTTAACCCTTTTTTGTGCATTATAAGACTTAAACCACAAAGGAATAACTACCCAAGCAATTACAGCCAATAAAGCCACAATACCAAACTGTGCTAAATAGCTAACTAATTG is a window from the Cyanobacterium sp. Dongsha4 genome containing:
- a CDS encoding tetratricopeptide repeat protein, with protein sequence MIRFFITLLICLSLFISPVIAEENINLPTEAQLQAGEEIARQAIEATEKGDFIQAEKFWTELINQFPSNPAVWSNRGNARVSQNKIAEAIDDYNESIKLAPDAPDPYLNRGVAYEGLGKYQDAIADYQKVLELDPEDAMAYNNLGNANAGLENWDEAVKYYHKATELAPNFAFASANESLALYQLGRKQEALTKMRNIVRKYPMFPDMRAALTAVLWEEGKQGEAESNWVATVGMDSRYKNVEWLKEVRRWPPKMVIALENFLTLDN
- a CDS encoding inositol monophosphatase family protein, translating into MIIEPLEIIKTLLPILKLAGQYACNIQSKIQTQPDKDYGENFYATALTDADLTIQTAIELALLAKFPELKFFGEEYAKSYNTKYFRGTNLGDDEELLITLDPIDGTRAYLDNLSCFSIILNIIKNKQYEAVFVLQPKRKHYFYALKGKGAFMGTIDNNLEFAKPLKLTSLNSHKIYLSFALTSLKTKLNPIFDTWCSATNYNPPENIPDYLDLINGDLAGFVLDKGNLIDSASLAFVAKEAGAIASHFDGSDFQPFRNINDMKIDGLVIAFNQEIHQQILGIINQ
- the glcD gene encoding glycolate oxidase subunit GlcD, encoding MFLSSIDNKWQPIIKKLESVLGKNGVVKRKDELLTYECDGLPQYRQRPALVTLPKTTEEVAEIVKICNQYETPWIARGAGTGLSGGALPVEDCVLIVTARMRQILDIDYDNQRIIVQPGIINNWVTQAVSGAGFYYAPDPSSQIICSIGGNVAENSGGVHCLKYGTTTNHVLGLTIVTAEGEILKIGGKVPEMPGFDLTGLFVGSEGTLGIATEITLKILKTPESICVVLADFQSVEDAGKAVADIIQAGIIPAGMEMMDNFSINAVEDVVATDCYPRNAEAILLVELDGLEVEVKNYKEKVAEICRQCGADSITSANDQETRLKLWKGRKAAFAAMGKISPNYFVQDGVVPRSKLPQVLAEINQLSEKYGYRIANVFHAGDGNLHPLILYNGAIEGAFETVEELGGEILKLCVRVGGSISGEHGIGSDKKCYMSDMFTETDLETMQYVRSSFNPKGLANPTKIFPTPRTCGESANAQKTEYKGAIAF
- a CDS encoding DUF2779 domain-containing protein, with the protein product MEQLSRDILGKITSALINNQTTKGKILAIANYSTHQEVCFQKQENEMGVWIPALALLDLTSQNILKEKTQTQLLTKSLFMSGLRCPKKMWLEINDSSMIESLPLAQQRIIQQGIEVQEYARKRFSSGYLIEGKSSEALEKTQKFLHSNIDCLFEAAFLFNDILVRCDILQKTKNASWDLIEIKSSGSIKDEYIDDIAIQKYVLINCSLPINKVKVMHINTKTCFFPNLENLFVIEDVSDKVDQRLSELNIESKINQFKEILNSFKNPLIAIGKHCINPQPCSFQSNCWQNIPEGSIFTIPRLSTEKLNQLVEREIFAIKDINNQIKLTPNQKKYVDLISNNQPNIDFDEIQNIISTLQYPLHFFDIETQNPAIPRFEGLKPYEQFIFQYSCHILHKDKSLEHYEYLHTDNSDPRPSVIESLINHIEPTGTIIVYHQSFESNILKKLAQDFPQYKQELLCMVERLWDLEEIFKQYYQHPKFYGSTSIKKVLPVLVRDLSYDKLEIQRGDVAQAIWDSMIICSNKNKKSEMIKNLKEYCQLDTLAMVKIHEKLLEIIN
- a CDS encoding BrnT family toxin, which translates into the protein MSQLLFQWNKEKDLINQKKHGISFEEAKSVFYDDNAIQFWDEAHSELEDRFLLLGMSSKM
- a CDS encoding CopG family antitoxin, with protein sequence MKPEYDLTKMKSCPNPYAKKLKQQVNLPLEIEVIEYFEKKAQEKGISYQQLINLYLQDCVKSKREISF
- a CDS encoding DUF4007 family protein, producing the protein MQTNLELNLLDNPVTPTFARHETFHPRWGWLKKGFDMASIEGKIFNEEDAPVKLGVGKNMVRSLRYWCYTFKKSIN